The following is a genomic window from Pseudomonas lurida.
GGCGCAAACGCCTGCACATCCGCCAGGCTGGCGCGAGGGTTGTGCCAGGCCTCAAAACCGGCGGCATTGAGGATACCGGCAGCGTGACGGGCAACTTCTTCAGCCGTGCCGTAGACCGAGCCGGAAAGGATGGCGACTTTCATCAATCTGATCCTGTAGTTGAGCGAAAGCCTGGGATATTAACAGCTGGCGCAAATATTTCGGCGCACCCCGTGCAACATTCAGGGCATGTCATAAACTGCCAACTTCAATCACAAGCCATGGACCGCTCAATGATTAACGCCAAGCTGATGCAACTGGTTGTGAATGCATCCAACGACGGTATCGTCATTGCCGAACGCGAAGGCAAGGACAAGCCACTGATCTATGTCAACCCGGCATTCGAACGGCTGACCGGCTACACCCTTGATGAAATCCTTTATCAGGATTGCCGCTTCCTGCAAGCGGGCGACCGCGACCAACCGGCCCTGATGGCCATCCGCGATGCCTTGGAAAGCGGCGGATCCTGCCGGGAAATCCTGCGCAATTATCGCAAGGACGGCAGTCACTTCTGGAACGAGCTGTCGCTTTCAACGGTATACAACGAGGCCGACAAGCAGACTTACTTCGTCGGCGTGCAAAAGGACGTCACCCTCCAGATCAAGGCCCAGCAACGCGTGGCTCAACTGGAAGCCGAGCTGGCGCGGGTCGGGGCCGAGCTGGCGGCGCTCAAAGCGACGAGCGGATCTAACAAAATTTAGAAAATACGTTCATTACGGAGGATAATGGCATTTTAACACCCCCTCACCGAGCTCGATCGATGCAACGCGATGCGCTTCTGACCCAGGATGAGCTGGATTTCATTCAGAACATGCAGCACAACCCACAGCTCAACCTGCGGGATGCGTCGTCGAGCCTGACCGTCAATGGCGGCGCGCAACTTCGCGATTTGCTCACTCGGCTGGCCGCCCACGACCACGTCACCCTCCAGGCGCAATTCGATAACCAGCAACTCACCTTCCCCCTGCACCTGGTAGAGGATGAGTTTCATGCCGTGCATTTGCGCTTGGGTGTGCCGAGCATTTTCGAAGACGGGCCGATGATCCGCCCGTGGCGCCTGGCACTGGAATCACCCGTAGCGCTGGAAAACATCAAGGGCACCCCGGGCGCACTGTGGGTGCATGAGGTGTCATTCAAGGGTGTGCTGGTGGAGATTCGCGGCAGGATCAAACCGCCGAAAACCTTTTCCCTGTGGTTCAGCCCCTCGGGCTATGAACGCATCGCACTGCGCGGCACGTTCGAGCGGGAAACTGCACGGGGGTTGTTTGCCTACCGCCTGAACCAGGGCGACGTGGATGAAACCGAGCGCCTGCGCCAATTCATCCTGCACCAACACCGCCTGGTCCACCCGCAGATGCACGCCTGAGATCAGGTATCCAGCGTCCCGCCGAGAAACTGCTGCAAGCGCTGCTGCATCGAGCGACCGTCATTGCCCAGGCAGCCGATGGGCGTGCCCGACAGCCCTGCCCCGGCAAGGTCAGAGGCTGCACCGGCGAGGAACAGCGGGCAATCTAGGGTCAACGCCAAGCGGTTCAGGCGCGCAGCCAGATCCTGGTTGTGTGAGTGATTGGAAAAGAGGACGAGCCCTTGGGGCCGAGTCTTTTCACAGACCAGCGTCAATTCATCAAGCGGTTGCCCCATGGGCAGCACCTGCACGGCCAGCGCATCTCGACTCATCATCAACGCGGCAACCAGCAACTCCAATTTACGGCACTCGCCGGGAATGGCCGCCAGCAAAATCCGTGGAGCCTTCGTGGCACATGCCAGGCGCAGGCGCTCCAAAGCGCGCACTTGCAGGAAACTGTCGAGGAACAGCCATTCGCTGGCCTGGCCAAAACGGCCCTGGTGGCGTAGCAGGTTGCTCCACAGAGGCATCAGGATGTCCTGGAACGCCACGCTGAGCGGGTAGCTGGCGAGCACCTGGCCATAGAGGCTTTCCAACTGCCGGTCGTCGAATTCACTGACAGCCTGCATCAGCCGCACCTGCCATTGCGGCCATTCATTCTCCTCGACCGTATCTCGCTCGGCCCGTACCGCTTCGGCCTGCTGATCGTCACGGGCGAGAATCTTGCCCACCTTGCTCACGGCCACGCCGCGCTCGATCCAGTCGAGAATACGATTGACGGTCTGGATATCGGTCTTGGAGTAGAGGCGGTGCCCACTTTCGGTGCGCGTGGGCTGGATCAGCCCGTAACGTCGCTCCCACGCACGCAATGTCACCGGGTTGACACCTGTCAGTCTCGAAACTTCACGAATAGGAAACAACGCATCGGCATCCGAACGGATACCGTGGACTATTTCGCGATGAGGCACAGTAATTTCGGGCATTTGAGGTCGGAAACATCCGTGTAAATGTGGGTCCCATTTAACGCCGAATCAACTGTCCGATTCAAGCAGCCAGGCAAACCGACCGAAGTGTCTGGCGTATTTTTGCAAAACAGGAATAATCCTTGCCTGTTTTTTAGCGCAGCCGCATTACCCCGCGGCTACGCCTGTGTGCCACCTACCCGGTCCAGCGCACCCGATTACTGGAGATACATAATGTCTACCTCACCCGTCACCCTGATGGTTGCGCGCCGCGTGGCCAAGGGTCGCTACGAAGAACTGATGGCCTGGCTGCGCGAAGGCGAGCAATTGGCCACGGACTTTCCCGGCTACCTGGGTTCAGGCGTCCTCGCGCCACCGCCCAATGATGATGAATTCCAGATCATATTCCGCTTCGCCGATGAGAAGACCCTGCATGCCTGGGAGTTTTCCGCCTCCCGCAGCGCGTGGCTCAGCCGTGGCAGCGACTTGTTTGCCGACCCATCCGAGCACCGCGTGCGCGGCATCGACGGCTGGTTCGGCGCGGTAGGGGCACGTCCGCCGCGCTGGAAGCAGGCAGTAGCGATCTGGCTGGCGTTTTTCCCGGTGTCGCTGCTCTTCAACTTCGTCCTGGGCCCGCTGCTGGGCGAGTTGGACCTGGCGCCACGCGTGCTGGTCAGCACCCTGGCGCTCACGCCCCTGATGGTCTACTGGTTCATCCCGCTGTCGACCCACCTGTTGGCGAATTGGCTGCATCCTGCCCCGACCCCGCGCAAGGCCACCGAAGCCGCGGCGTGAATACACGGGGTGGCCGGTCGCTGGTATAGTTTCAATCTGCCAGCGATTCGAGCCCCCCATGACCGCAACAAACGCCCCGATCCTGATCACCGGTGCCGGCCAACGTGTCGGCCTGCATTGCGCCCAGCGCCTGCTGGACGAGGGCCAATCGGTCATATTCAGCTACCGTAGCGAGCGCCCCGGCGTGCAAGCGCTGCGCGAACGCGGGGCGATCGGTGTGTTTGCCGACTTTTCCAGCGAAGCCGGGATCCTTGCGTTTATCGCTGAACTCAAGAACCTGACGCCCAGCTTGCGGGCCATCATCCACAACGCTTCGGCCTGGGTTGCAGAAACCCCGGGTGACGAGAGCCGCGCCTTGATCGACATGTTCAGCGTGCACATGCTTGCGCCGTACCTGATCAACCTGCATTGTTCACCCTTGCTGCAACGCTCTTCACCCGCCGACATCGTGCATATCAGCGATGACGTGGTGCGCAAGGGCAGCCGCCAGCACATCGCCTATTGCGCCACCAAGGCCGGGCTCGACAGCCTGACCCTGTCGTTTGCCGCGCAGCTTGCGCCGCTGATCAAGGTCAACGGCATCGCTCCGGCAATGGTGATGTTCAACGACGGCGATGACGCAGCCTACCGCGCCAAGGTGCTGGCCAAGTCGGCACTGGGCATCGAGCCCGGGCCCGAAGTGATCTACCAGAGCGTGCGTTACCTGCTGGACAACCCCTATGTCACCGGTACCACCCTGACCGTCAACGGCGGGCGGCATATCAAGTAAGCCGTTTGTGAGGATGTTGTATGACCTTATCCCTGCCCCACCATTACCGCGAGATCCTCAAGGGCTTGGGCGAAGACCCCGAGCGCGAAGGCTTGCTCGATACGCCCAAGCGCGCCGCCAAGGCCATGCAATACCTGTGTCATGGCTACGAGCAGAACCTGGAAGAAATCGTCAACGGTGCGCTGTTTGCCTCTGACAATGACGAGATGGTGATCCTCAAGGACATCGAGTTGTACTCACTGTGCGAACACCACCTGCTGCCGTTTATCGGCAAGGCTCACGTGGCCTACATTCCGACCGGCAAGGTGCTGGGCCTGTCGAAACTGGCGCGCATCGTCGACATGTTCGCCCGCCGCCTGCAGATCCAGGAAAACCTCACGCGGCAGATCGCCGACGCCATCCAGGACGTGACCCAGGCCGCCGGCGTGGCCGTGGTGATCGAAGCCAAGCACATGTGCATGATGATGCGCGGCGTGGAAAAACAGAATTCAACCATGAACACCTCGGTGATGCTCGGCGCGTTCCGCGAGTCGAACACCACGCGCATGGAGTTCCTGCAACTGATCGGACGGAGCAAGTAGCAATGCCACAACTTCAACCAGGCATGGCGCGCATCCGGGTCAAGGACCTGTGCCTGCGCACCTACATCGGCATCAACGAGGACGAGATCCTCAACAAACAGGATGTGCTGATCAACCTGACCATCCTGTATGCCGCCCAGGACGCCGTGCGCGACAACGATATCGACCACGCGCTGAATTACCGCACCATCACCAAGGCAATCATCGCCCACGTCGAGGGCAACCGTTTTGCCCTGCTGGAGCGCCTGACCCAGGAGTTGCTTGACCTGGTGATGAGCAACGAGTCGGTGCTGTACGCCGAGGTCGAAGTGGACAAGCCGCATGCGCTGCGCTTTGCCGAATCGGTTTCGATAACGCTCGCGGCGAGCCGCTCAACCTCAAGCGACAAGCTTTAAGCCACACGTTAACGCCAATCTCACTCCAACTTGCAGCTTGAAGCTTACCCGCTTGAAGCTGTCTCGAAGAGACCGCCATGAACGACCAACAACGCCTTGAACTCGAAGCCGCCGCCTTCCGCCGGCTGGTGGCCCACCTGGACAGCCGCAAGGATGTGCAGAACATTGACCTGATGAACCTCTCGGGCTTCTGCCGCAACTGCTTGTCCAAGTGGTACAAGGCCGAAGCCGATGAGCGCCAGATCGAACTGAGCCTCGATGATGCCCGTGAAGTGGTGTACGGCATGCCGTACGCCGAGTGGAAAGCCCAATACCAGAAAGAAGCCAGCGCCGACCAGCAGGCCGCGTTCGCCAAAGGAAAACCCCATGACTGATCTGAACACCCTGCGCGCCAGCCTCAACAGCGGCGAACACGTTTTTGCCGATACCCTGGCGTTTGTCGCTGCCGGTTATGACTACCAGCCGCAAGCCTTCACCAACGGCGATGTGGAAAACGCTGCCGGGCAGAACGAAGGTTCGTGCAAGACACTGGGATTGGCATTGCTGGAAGGGTTGAGCGATCAGGAAGCGTTGCTGGCGTTTGGCGAGCATTACCGTTCGGTGGTGGCAACGCCTGAGGGCAGCGACCATGGCAACATCCGTGCATTGATCGCCAATGGCTTGGCCGGTGTGAAGTTCAGCGCACACCCCCTGACCCGCCGCTAACCCGGTCACTGTGGGCGGCGGGCGTGCCCGCGATGGCGGTGGTGCCTGGTGCACCGTTATCGCAGGCAAGCCAGCTCCCACATGTGTTCTTGGGTATTAGTTAAATCGCGGAAATAAAAAAACCGGCCTCAGGGCCGGTTTTTTTAGGTCAACGGGTTCAGAACGAAGCGTTCTGCAGGCCGTCGAGGTAACGCTCTGCGTCCAATGCCGCCATGCAGCCGGCGCCGGCCGAGGTGATGGCCTGACGGTACACGTGGTCAGCCACGTCACCGGCAGCGAAGATACCTTCGATGTTGGTGGCCGTCGCGTTGCCTTCACGGCCGCCCTGCACCACCAGGTAGCCGTCTTTGGCTTCCAGCACGCCTTCGAACAGCGAGGTGTTCGGGGTGTGGCCGATGGCGATGAACACGCCGTCGACTTTCAACTCGTCGAAGCTGCCGTCGTTGTTTTTCAGGCGCGCACCGGTCACGCCCATGTTGTCGCCCAAGACTTCGTCCAGGGTGGCGTTGAGCTTGAGGATGATCTTGCCTTCAGCCACACGGGCGTGCAGCTTGTCGATCAGGATCTTCTCGGCGCGGAAGGTCTCGCGGCGGTGAACCAGGGTCACGGTGCTGGCGATGTTGGCCAGGTACAGCGCCTCTTCCACGGCTGTATTGCCGCCACCGACGACGGCGACCGGCTTGTTGCGGTAGAAGAAACCGTCGCAGGTCGCGCAGGCGGACACGCCTTTGCCCATGAACGCTTCTTCCGATGGCAGGCCCAGGTAACGGGCGCTGGCGCCGGTGGCAATGATCAGCGCGTCACAGGTGTAGACGCCGCTGTCGCCGGTGAGGCTGTAAGGCTTCTTGGAGAAGTCGACCTTGTTGATGTGATCAAACACGATCTCGGTTTCGAAGCGTTCGGCGTGCTCTTTCATGCGCTCCATCAGCACCGGCCCGGTCAGGCCGTGGACGTCGCCCGGCCAGTTGTCGACTTCAGTGGTGGTGGTCAACTGACCGCCCGCCTGCATGCCGGTGATCAGCAACGGCTTGAGGTTGGCCCGGGCAGCGTAGACGGCAGCGCTGTAACCGGCAGGGCCGGAACCGAGAATAATCACTCGCGAATGACGGGTATCAGACATGACTCACTCCTATCGACCACCCGGAGTACAAGGTGGCTGGAATAAAAAAGGGACCACGAAGCACTTGGGGAAGGCTTGAACTCGCAGGCCCTGAAAAATAATGGGTGCAGCGTATCGAGGGGGGCAAGATTAAGGAAATACGGAATAACAATCCAGCTCATAGGTGGTCTCTATGCAGTCCACACGATTAATCGACGGCTTTGTTACCACGGATGTCGCCGCTTTCGCCTTGAAGGCAAAGCCGGTAAGGTCGGCGCGTTCGTTCCTTTGCTCGGAGTTCTCCATGCCCGCCCCTGCTCTTTCCGGCCCGCAATACCTGCGTGAAGGCCTCAAACTGGTGTTGAGCCCAGGCCTGCGCCTGTTTGTGCTGTTGCCGCTGACGATCAACCTGGTGCTGTTCGTCGGCTTGATCTATTTCGCCGGCCATCAGTTCAGCCTGTGGGTGGACCACTTGATGCCGACACTGCCGAGCTGGCTGAGCTTCCTGAATTACCTGCTATGGCCATTGTTCGTGGTGCTGGTGGTGCTGATGGTGTTTTTCACCTTCACGATGCTGGCCAACATTATCGCGGCGCCCTTCAACGGCTTCCTGTCAGAGAAGGTCGAAGTGGTCGTGCGAGGCACCGATGACTTCCCAGCCTTCAGCTGGGGCGAGTTGATCGCCATGGTCCCCCGCACCCTGGCGCGGGAAATGCGCAAGCTGGGCTACTTCCTGCCACGGGCCATCGGCCTGTTTATCCTGTCGTTCATTCCAGTGGTCAACCTGATCGCGGCACCGCTTTGGCTGTTGTTTGGCGTGTGGATGATGGCGATCCAGTACATCGACTACCCGGCCGACAACCACAAGCTGGGCTGGAACGAAATGCTCGCCTGGCTGCGCCAGAAGCGCTGGCAGAGCATGAGCTTCGGCGGGATCGTTTACCTGGTGCTGCTCGTGCCGGTGGTCAACCTGCTGATGATGCCGGCGGCGGTGGCCGGGGCTACGTTGTTCTGGGTGCGCGAGCAAGGGGCCGAGGCAATGGCACAGCAGCAAAAAGTGACCACGTCATAAATCCATCATCTCGATGACACAATGACGACATGGCCTACAGCGACACTGTGGGTCATGACGACAGCTTCGCTTCACATCACCCTCATCACCGAAACCTTCCCGCCAGAGATCAACGGGGTGGCCAATACCCTTGGCCGCCTGTGCGAGGGGTTGCGCGCTCGTGGCCATCAAGTCGAGCTGGTTCGCCCGCGCCAGGGCGTCGACCAGAGCCGCCCCAGCGACGACGCGCTACTGCTGTGCCGCGGCTGGCCGCTGCCGGGTTATCCGGGCCTGCAATGGGGGCAGTCGTCGATGCACAAGTTGCTGAGGCGCTGGACGCGCCAGCGCCCGGACGTCCTGTACATTGCCACGGAAGGGCCCTTGGGCCTGTCTGCCCTGCGCGCGGCACGTCGCCTGGGAATCAGCGTGGTCAGCGGCTTCCATACCAATTTCCAGCAGTACTCGAACCAATATGGCTTGAGCCTGTTGAGCCGTATGGTCACTCACTACCTGCGCTGGTTTCACAACCGTTCGACCCTGACCCTGGTGCCCAGCGCCAGCCAGCGGCTGGAGTTGGAGCGCCGGCATTTCGAGCGCCTGGGAATGTTGTCCCGCGGGGTCGACAGCCAGTTGTTCCACCCGGCCAAGCGTAACAATGCATTGCGCGAAAGCTGGGGCCTGGAAAACGACGACATTGCAGTCCTGCATGTCGGGCGCCTGGCGCAGGAGAAGAACCTGGGGCTGCTCAAACGCTGCTTCGATACGCTGCAGGATGCTTATCCCTGGCGCCGGCTGAAGTTGATCATCGTCGGCGATGGCCCGCAGCGCCCGCTGTTGGAGCAGGAACTGCCCGACGCGGTGTTCTGCGGTACCCAACGCGGCGAAGAACTGGCCCGGCACTATGCTTGCGGGGATCTGTTCCTGTTCCCCAGCCTGACCGAAACCTTCGGCAATGTGGTGTTAGAAGCCATGGCTTCCGGGCTCGGCGTAGTGGCGTACGACCAGGCGGCTGCAACCCAGCATATTCGTCATGGCTACAATGGCGTGCTGGCGATGCCGGGAGATGAGAATGCTTTTTGCGATGCCGCCGTCTGGTTGCTGGAAGAGCGCGAGACCTTGCGCCGGGCTCGACTGAACGCTCGCCAACATGCCAGCCGCCAGGGCTGGCCGGCGATCATCGAGCAATTCGAACGCCAGTTACGCGGTGTGTGTGAGGACGGGCATCCACTGCCCGTCCTGTCGCCACTTACACCAGGGTCGTCAACGCCTCACGACTGAACGGCAGGATGTCACCCTCGCGCCCTTCGCGCACTTTCACGGCCCAATCCGGGTCCACCAGCAATGCACGGCCCACGGCCACCAGGTCAAACTCGTCGTTGTTCAAGCGCTCCAGCAGCTTTTCCAGGCTGGCCGGTTGCGCGACCTTGTCGGTGTTGACCATGAACTGCAGGAACTCGCCATCCAGGCCAACGCTGCCCACGGTGATGGTCGGCTTGCCGGTGAGCTGACGGGTCCAGCCGGCCAGGTTGAGGTCGGAACCTTCGAATTCAGGCTCCCAGAAACGGCGTGTAGAGCAGTGGAAAATGTCCACGCCGGCGTCAGACAACGGCTTGAGAAATGCTTCCAGCGCCTCCGGCGTTTGCACCAGGCGCGCGGTGTAGTCCTGTTGCTTCCACTGGGAGAAACGGAAGATGATCGGGAAGTCCGGGCCCACCGCAGCACGCGTGGCCTGGATCAGCTCGATGGCAAAGCGCGAGCGGTTGGCCAGGCTGCCGCCGTATTCGTCCGTACGCTGGTTGCTGCCCTCCCAGAAGAACTGGTCGACCAGATAGCCGTGGGCGCCGTGGATCTCCACGCCGTCCATGCCGATGCTCTGGGCATCCTTGGCGGCTTGGGCGAAGGCGTTGATGACATCCTTGATGTCTTGTTGGGTCATGCCGTGGACGACCACGTTGCCGTCCTTGAGTTTCTCCATCGGACCGTAGGCCGGCACGCTGGCATCAGGCTCGGTGCCAATACGGCGCACACTGCCCACATGCCAAAGCTGTGGAACGATCTTGCCGCCCTCGGCGTGCACGGCGTCGACCACTTTCTTCCAGCCGGCCAGCGCGGCTTCACCATAGAAATGCGGGACGTTTGGGTAACCGTTGGACGCCCGGTGGCCGACCACGGTGCCTTCAGTGATGATCAGGCCCACGCCGGCAGCGGCGCGGCGGCGGTAATACTCGATCACCTTGGCGTTGGGTACGCCACCCGGGGAAAACGACCGTGTCATTGGCGCCATGACGACGCGGGTCGACAGTTGCAATGCACCGAGCTGGAAAGGTTTGAACAAGGCTTGGACGGGCATGGGAGCGCTCCACGGAAGACAGGATTTATGATGTCGATAATATGGGCAGCGCGCCGTGCGGGATAGCACTATTGATCTGGGTGATTAAGGGGTAAAAGCAGGACGCGGAGCATCCGAAGGGCATTCCCACGCGGGGCGTGGGAACGATCGAACCGGTGTTTCAGGCCAGGGCTTTTTCGATGGCCTGGACCACCGACGGATCATCGGGCGGGGTACGCGGAGAAAAGCGCGCGAGTACCCGCCCATCCTTACCCAGCAGGAATTTCTCGAAGTTCCAGGTGATATCCCCAGGAAACTCGGCGCCCTCACCCGCCAGCAGGCGGTACAGCTGATGACGATCAGGACCGTTGACCTCAAGCTTGCTGCCCAACGGGAACGTCACGCCGTAGTTCAGGCTGCAGAACGACTGGATCTCTTCCTCGGTACCTGGCTCCTGCCCTGCAAACTGGTTGCACGGCAGGCCGAGCACGGTAAATCCCTGGTCCTTGTACTGCTGGTAGAGGTTTTCCAGCGCGGCATATTGCGGGGTCAAACCACATTTGGAGGCCACGTTGACTACCAGCACCACTTGCCCCTTGAAGGGCGCCAGTGGCAGGTCTTGTCCGTCCAAAGCTTTGAGTTTCAGGTCGTGGAAAGCACTCATGACGAACTCCAGATATCCCATGTTCTTCGCATTGCGGCCTTTCGAGATTACAACCCGCAAGCCTGCAATCATAGACGCCGATTACAAAACTCGCCTGCGGGTTACTGAGCGGTCGGCCAGGGCAGAATCGGAATGGCCGTCACGGCGTTCTGCGGGCTGCCTTCGATCAGGCGGTCGCTATAGACCAGGTACACCAGGGTGTTGCGCTTCTTGTCGAGGAAACGTACCACCTGCATGGTCTTGAACACCAGCGAGGTGCGTTCCTTGAAGACTTCGTCGCCGTCCTTGAGCTCGCCCTTGAAGTGGATCGGGCCCACTTGGCGGCAGGCAATCGAGGCTTCGGCACGGTCTTCGGCCAGGCCCAGGCCGCCCTTGACGCCGCCGGTCTTGGCACGCGACAGGTAGCAGGTCACGCCGTCGACCTTGGGGTCATCAAAGGCTTCGACCACAATCCGGTCATTGGGGCCGACAAACTTGAACACGGTCGACACTTGGGCAATTTCTTCAGCCGAGGCCAGCAGTGGCATGGCCAATAGCACACCGAGCAATACTTTCATTGAGCGCATCGTGTATTCCTTTGATTAGACCAGGATCAGGTTATCGCGGTGCACCAGTTCCGGTTCGGCCATGTAACCCAATAATCCGACAATCGCATCGGACGATTGTCCAATAATCTTCTGCGCTTCCAGGGCACT
Proteins encoded in this region:
- a CDS encoding DUF1244 domain-containing protein; translation: MNDQQRLELEAAAFRRLVAHLDSRKDVQNIDLMNLSGFCRNCLSKWYKAEADERQIELSLDDAREVVYGMPYAEWKAQYQKEASADQQAAFAKGKPHD
- a CDS encoding NADH:flavin oxidoreductase; its protein translation is MPVQALFKPFQLGALQLSTRVVMAPMTRSFSPGGVPNAKVIEYYRRRAAAGVGLIITEGTVVGHRASNGYPNVPHFYGEAALAGWKKVVDAVHAEGGKIVPQLWHVGSVRRIGTEPDASVPAYGPMEKLKDGNVVVHGMTQQDIKDVINAFAQAAKDAQSIGMDGVEIHGAHGYLVDQFFWEGSNQRTDEYGGSLANRSRFAIELIQATRAAVGPDFPIIFRFSQWKQQDYTARLVQTPEALEAFLKPLSDAGVDIFHCSTRRFWEPEFEGSDLNLAGWTRQLTGKPTITVGSVGLDGEFLQFMVNTDKVAQPASLEKLLERLNNDEFDLVAVGRALLVDPDWAVKVREGREGDILPFSREALTTLV
- the trxB gene encoding thioredoxin-disulfide reductase codes for the protein MSDTRHSRVIILGSGPAGYSAAVYAARANLKPLLITGMQAGGQLTTTTEVDNWPGDVHGLTGPVLMERMKEHAERFETEIVFDHINKVDFSKKPYSLTGDSGVYTCDALIIATGASARYLGLPSEEAFMGKGVSACATCDGFFYRNKPVAVVGGGNTAVEEALYLANIASTVTLVHRRETFRAEKILIDKLHARVAEGKIILKLNATLDEVLGDNMGVTGARLKNNDGSFDELKVDGVFIAIGHTPNTSLFEGVLEAKDGYLVVQGGREGNATATNIEGIFAAGDVADHVYRQAITSAGAGCMAALDAERYLDGLQNASF
- a CDS encoding glycosyltransferase family 4 protein; translated protein: MTTASLHITLITETFPPEINGVANTLGRLCEGLRARGHQVELVRPRQGVDQSRPSDDALLLCRGWPLPGYPGLQWGQSSMHKLLRRWTRQRPDVLYIATEGPLGLSALRAARRLGISVVSGFHTNFQQYSNQYGLSLLSRMVTHYLRWFHNRSTLTLVPSASQRLELERRHFERLGMLSRGVDSQLFHPAKRNNALRESWGLENDDIAVLHVGRLAQEKNLGLLKRCFDTLQDAYPWRRLKLIIVGDGPQRPLLEQELPDAVFCGTQRGEELARHYACGDLFLFPSLTETFGNVVLEAMASGLGVVAYDQAAATQHIRHGYNGVLAMPGDENAFCDAAVWLLEERETLRRARLNARQHASRQGWPAIIEQFERQLRGVCEDGHPLPVLSPLTPGSSTPHD
- a CDS encoding antibiotic biosynthesis monooxygenase: MSTSPVTLMVARRVAKGRYEELMAWLREGEQLATDFPGYLGSGVLAPPPNDDEFQIIFRFADEKTLHAWEFSASRSAWLSRGSDLFADPSEHRVRGIDGWFGAVGARPPRWKQAVAIWLAFFPVSLLFNFVLGPLLGELDLAPRVLVSTLALTPLMVYWFIPLSTHLLANWLHPAPTPRKATEAAA
- the folE gene encoding GTP cyclohydrolase I FolE, producing the protein MTLSLPHHYREILKGLGEDPEREGLLDTPKRAAKAMQYLCHGYEQNLEEIVNGALFASDNDEMVILKDIELYSLCEHHLLPFIGKAHVAYIPTGKVLGLSKLARIVDMFARRLQIQENLTRQIADAIQDVTQAAGVAVVIEAKHMCMMMRGVEKQNSTMNTSVMLGAFRESNTTRMEFLQLIGRSK
- a CDS encoding CreA family protein, producing MRSMKVLLGVLLAMPLLASAEEIAQVSTVFKFVGPNDRIVVEAFDDPKVDGVTCYLSRAKTGGVKGGLGLAEDRAEASIACRQVGPIHFKGELKDGDEVFKERTSLVFKTMQVVRFLDKKRNTLVYLVYSDRLIEGSPQNAVTAIPILPWPTAQ
- the cysZ gene encoding sulfate transporter CysZ yields the protein MPAPALSGPQYLREGLKLVLSPGLRLFVLLPLTINLVLFVGLIYFAGHQFSLWVDHLMPTLPSWLSFLNYLLWPLFVVLVVLMVFFTFTMLANIIAAPFNGFLSEKVEVVVRGTDDFPAFSWGELIAMVPRTLAREMRKLGYFLPRAIGLFILSFIPVVNLIAAPLWLLFGVWMMAIQYIDYPADNHKLGWNEMLAWLRQKRWQSMSFGGIVYLVLLVPVVNLLMMPAAVAGATLFWVREQGAEAMAQQQKVTTS
- a CDS encoding glutathione peroxidase, whose product is MSAFHDLKLKALDGQDLPLAPFKGQVVLVVNVASKCGLTPQYAALENLYQQYKDQGFTVLGLPCNQFAGQEPGTEEEIQSFCSLNYGVTFPLGSKLEVNGPDRHQLYRLLAGEGAEFPGDITWNFEKFLLGKDGRVLARFSPRTPPDDPSVVQAIEKALA
- the folX gene encoding dihydroneopterin triphosphate 2'-epimerase; the protein is MPQLQPGMARIRVKDLCLRTYIGINEDEILNKQDVLINLTILYAAQDAVRDNDIDHALNYRTITKAIIAHVEGNRFALLERLTQELLDLVMSNESVLYAEVEVDKPHALRFAESVSITLAASRSTSSDKL
- a CDS encoding HopJ type III effector protein; translation: MTDLNTLRASLNSGEHVFADTLAFVAAGYDYQPQAFTNGDVENAAGQNEGSCKTLGLALLEGLSDQEALLAFGEHYRSVVATPEGSDHGNIRALIANGLAGVKFSAHPLTRR
- the folM gene encoding dihydromonapterin reductase, encoding MTATNAPILITGAGQRVGLHCAQRLLDEGQSVIFSYRSERPGVQALRERGAIGVFADFSSEAGILAFIAELKNLTPSLRAIIHNASAWVAETPGDESRALIDMFSVHMLAPYLINLHCSPLLQRSSPADIVHISDDVVRKGSRQHIAYCATKAGLDSLTLSFAAQLAPLIKVNGIAPAMVMFNDGDDAAYRAKVLAKSALGIEPGPEVIYQSVRYLLDNPYVTGTTLTVNGGRHIK
- a CDS encoding MerR family transcriptional regulator, yielding MPEITVPHREIVHGIRSDADALFPIREVSRLTGVNPVTLRAWERRYGLIQPTRTESGHRLYSKTDIQTVNRILDWIERGVAVSKVGKILARDDQQAEAVRAERDTVEENEWPQWQVRLMQAVSEFDDRQLESLYGQVLASYPLSVAFQDILMPLWSNLLRHQGRFGQASEWLFLDSFLQVRALERLRLACATKAPRILLAAIPGECRKLELLVAALMMSRDALAVQVLPMGQPLDELTLVCEKTRPQGLVLFSNHSHNQDLAARLNRLALTLDCPLFLAGAASDLAGAGLSGTPIGCLGNDGRSMQQRLQQFLGGTLDT
- a CDS encoding PAS domain-containing protein; this encodes MINAKLMQLVVNASNDGIVIAEREGKDKPLIYVNPAFERLTGYTLDEILYQDCRFLQAGDRDQPALMAIRDALESGGSCREILRNYRKDGSHFWNELSLSTVYNEADKQTYFVGVQKDVTLQIKAQQRVAQLEAELARVGAELAALKATSGSNKI